Part of the Poecilia reticulata strain Guanapo linkage group LG2, Guppy_female_1.0+MT, whole genome shotgun sequence genome is shown below.
ATACTGGACCAACTAGGAACTTTATGGGGAACTTTACTGGGAATTTCACTGGATTATACTGGAACCAAACTGGGATCTCCTGTTAATCTGCTACCTTCAGGGATGTTATACTGGGTTCTACTGGGAGTGGTACTGGAACTGGGAGCAGGACCAGGTATTGGACCAGCGGTTACTGGTCCAgttctggtcgggttctggTTCCTGACCCGGGTGAAAGAGTGATTACTTGTTGAGGGAGAGCTTGACAGTGTGTCCGTGGGTGCTCCGCCCCGAAGTCCCCGTCTCCTCCTCCATGTggctgtttccatggtaactgCTAACCGACTGGTCATCCCAGTCGTCGTCCCACTCgccgtcgtcgtcgtcgtcgccccctgctggagacTGCTGGTAAGCCCCGCCCCCCAACCCAGAGTCTCCACCTCCTCCGCCACCGATCTGCAGGAAGGAAGCGGttctgatgaagatgatgatgatgatgaggaggaagagttaGTGACCTTCCTACTGACTCACCTGTAAATACCCCTCAGGTACCAGCCCAGTCCGGCCACCGGCGTTCTGAGCAGCGATCCAGCCTCCGCCCACAGTCTGCACAGCAAAGACCAGTTAGCAATGAGAGaggactgggaggactgggaggactgggacTACCTGGTCCACGACGGTCACGGTCTCTCCCTCTCGGACCGACAGCTCGTTGTTCCCGGGTTCGGCTGTGAAGTCATACAGAACCAGAGCCTGAAACAGAACAGAGaccagaaccgggctcagactggaaataaaactgaacgtcacgtggttctggtctggttctagtcaggttctggtccatttctggtctggttctggtcaggttctggtctggttctggtccgcttctacagagtccagctgtgtgtttctacagaaaataaagctgcagctgcatgaCGATTAAACCAACTGGttccggttctgacccagtctGTTTACATCCTGCCCATTAAATACGGTTGTCATAGTAACCCACGGACACATGAAGGCTCATGCAGGACGGAGGAATGAGTTCTGGTTCCGGTCGGTGGAACCTGAACAGGTACTGGTCAATAGATCCACCGTCCCGCTGCTACTTGACTTCCGCCTTCTGCTCACCtggaagccccgccccctcgcCTCGCTGTCTTTGATCTCCACAGGTGTCACCCGTCGTACATCCAGCTAAGCCGCTCGCGCACAGGTGACCCGCATGTCAGGAGCCCACCTGACCTCCACGCGCAGCTCCAGCTGAGCGCGGCTGTGTTCCCGTCCGAACCTTCTACTGGACTTCCGGTACCGCGGTCCGGGTCCAGATCCGGGTCCTGATCCGCTTGAGCGCTTACCTTCACAGCCATGCTGACGTCACTGGAGATGGTTCCGATGCGCCGCGCGGTTCCGATCACAGATCCATCCCGTCCGCTCTCCCCGCATCCAGCTAGATGGAGCGCTGCGGAAGCATCCAGTTGTtcctttcaaagtaaaagcatgACGATAAAGGGAGCCGTATAGGACTCGGTTCTGATCGCTGGTTCGGGTCCAGTCTCTGTGCTACGTAGATGTTGCAGCGGCAGCTGCACAGATACGGTACCGAAAGCAGAACCGCTCAGAAAAGAACCTTCAATATTAAACGAGACAAGGAATCCATACTTTCCTAAGAAgtcaacttcctgtttgtgacGTCAGATACCCGGAAGACAAGGCTAGATTTACTGGGCGTTCCCAGAGCATATATATANNNNNNNNNNNNNNNNNNNNNNNNNNNNNNNNNNNNNNNNNNNNNNNNNNNNNNNNNNNNNNNNNNNNNNNNNNNNNNNNNNNNNNNNNNNNNNNNNNNNNNNNNNNNNNNNNNNNNNNNNNNNNNNNNNNNNNNNNNNNNNNNNNNNNNNNNNNNNNNNNNNNNNNNNNNNNNNNNNNNNNNNNNNNNNNNNNNNNNNNNNNNNNNNNNNNNNNNNNNNNNNNNNNNNNNNNNNNNNNNNNNNNNNNNNNNNNNNNNNNNNNNNNNNNNNNNNNNNNNNNNNNNNNNNNNNNNNNNNNNNNNNNNNNNNATATATAAATGATTTTTCACTGTAAGACTTGAACCGATTATGACATTTCTTTTCCTGTAtatgctgtaaaaatattttaaacctcaataaatgtttctcaaatatttttatattgaaaatatataaaacggCTGAGCTAAGTATTATTTAATTAAGTACTTAGCTCTGTGATTGTGTTTGCTAAATACGTCTATATTTAACTTGCTAAGTATTTagtatttagctaaatatttaacttcagactAACTATTTAGCtatctaactaaatatttagtttgaaactgtggcaTTTAGAAATTATGAATAACCCACATTATTGCTGTTATTGTTTCTGATCAGATTATGACTGATTAAAAGGAAGATGATGAAATGTGTAAACATCGGGTTCTATTAGGTTCTGTCCGGAAACCAGAACTAAAGATAAAAAGAGAAGCTCGGCTACTGAGTAGATCACTGTCTGTCCTCGACCTGCAGAGGGCGCTGTAGCTGTTTCCTCACCAAGAGCATaaacaacagaacaaagttTCCTTTAACTCTTTTATTGGTTTGAAGctgttttcaggtcagtgacgacatcagttacagaaccagaacctccagaacttcctggaaacaaatatttctatatAGTTAGAGTGGAGTTAAGCAGGTCAATACAGATgtgattattgattaatgtgATCAGTTCATCCTCCATCAGCTTCCTGTCGACTCATCAGTCTGATCAactccagggggcgctgtggtgCCGCCGGGCTCAGCCTgcacctgcagggggcgctgcatcCTCCTGTTAGCGATGGTTAGATCCACACTGACACGTCGATGAGGCTGTTACACAAGCTGAATGCAGGGGGCGCCGCGGAGCGCTCAGTGGACACACCACCACATGACCAGTACGGAGGCCAGCAGGCCAATCACAGAGCCCGCTGCAGACGAGGGGGCGGAGTTACACAGGTCCGAGTTGCAGCACCTAAAGGTGAAGCTGGACACCTGGAAGGAACAGacaaggtcagaggtcaggttATACAGTCAGCAGGAACCTACCGGAGAACGCAACTGGTTTCAATTCTAATGTAGTTTCCATGGTGACAATAAACCTTatgaggaaccagaaccagagggtTTCAGGGTGGCTCCGGAAGTTTCTCTGACGGtcattaaattaattcattattaAATATACTGAAGGATTTCAGTGTGTAATTACAGACTGTGACCACAGAAGGGCGGTAGAGAGTtcctgtctttaaaaaaatatataataataaaacaatcttatggtcattaaaattttttttaaaaagctacattGACTTTTTAATTGTGTCCTTCAGTTCACCAATAATCCCTCTGTTTTATTATGAATCTAATTAAACTATTCTGAAGGATTTTAATAGTCTGAAGgatttctgaataaaattgtgtaataattttattattacacaATTTATGTGGTCATAGCATGTATGTGGTCATACATGCTATGACCACAACGCCCTGTTGTAGAGAGAGtttctctaaaacaaaaattaaaaaaaaatctgaaaaatgaaatagtCTTTTGTTTATTACGGTGTTTACTCTGTTCCACAACCAGAATCAACTGGACCAGCCTGGTGAAGGTTTTAGGATTTTCTCCCTTCTGCTGACTCAGTAAGTTAATTTATGTTCTGGTACCAGTTTGGTTCTCCTTTATGGTCTGAAAAGCTGCCGGGACCAAgtcagaacctgaaccagattCCAGAACCAAACTGGTTAGAGGACAAACAGTGGCATGTCCCAGTAAACCCGGTTCTGGTTGATCCGGTTTAGGGCTCGGTTGGTGTCTGGACGGTGGACCTGGTACCTGGGGGAACATCTGGGCCAGGCGACTCCGCTCACACTCCGTGTACTTCAGACACTTCCTGTAGGTCATCCCACCTGAAGAACAGCAGACAGCCAGGTGAGAGATCCAGAGCGACACCTGAGGCCCAGAGGGATGGGTGGACAATATGTACCTCTCTCGACGAGGGTGAGGCAGGCGTCGTCATAGCTACAGTCCCGCTGCTTGGTGCAGCTGGCGGTGTAGTCCTTACAACTGTAGCAGCGGATGGCGGACCCTGAAAGCACAGCAGCACACCTGGACTTTACCTGGGGTCCAGTTCTCCATGAGCGGTCAACCATGGCTCAGGTTCTGAGCCATGGTTTCACCTGAACTCTTCCTGAACTCTTTTGAAAGTTTCTGGGAAATTCCCAGAAAGTTCTGAAAGGGAGTGAAAGGCGGTTAAGTACAAGTCATGCCACTGGACTCTGCTGGTGTCTGCTTGATTTGGGCTAACGCTGCCGGGTTCTGCATTACACAATACTCTCACATATCACATCAACCCTTGGGTCTCCTGGAGAGCAGGGCGAATTTATACTCAAATCTGTCCATAGGCAGATTTCTCAACTAGTCCAGTTCGTTCTTTGACACAGATCTCTTGGatccctctctgctgctgctgtgttatTCCCAGAATTGTCCAGCTGGGACCTTCCAGGATTTGGCTGGATGGATGTGTAGCAATAGTTATTTCCACATCCAGAAAATCTGAGTTTCTTCCTTACATTACAGTTCACAGAACATTTCCTTTTGATAAGAACAGCCAGAGCGAAATATTAactattaatataattttagtCCTCTACAATTGATGAAATGGTTCTAAAAGGTTTGATTATTCTAAAATGTGTCTATTTTAGAACAGAACAATAGAAACATTGTTCTAAAATGTTTCTATGGTTCAACTTGAAGGTATTCCAAGGTTCCTTCAATATTCCTTAAATGTTCCTCCAAAGGTTCTTTAAACTTTCCTGCAAAGGTTCCTTAAAGGTTCCTTTAAATGTTCTTTGAAAGTTCCTTCAGAATTCCTGTAAAGTTCATCTAAACAtcctaaaaatgtttgaaaaagttcCAGGAAATTTACATGTAGTTTCTGGAATGTTTCTAAATGGACCCGGACGCTCCAGGAACTTGCCAAAGTATTCTTGGAGAAAGACCCAGAAACCTCCTGAGCTGACCTGGCAGGTTCTGGAGTCTCCCTCCAGAGAGGTTCTGATGGTTCCTATCACCTTTAACATGAACCAGTATGGAGAACTGAACCTGTTCCTCAATAgatctgaacagaaccagaggtCAGAACCAGGACTCAGACTCTGAGGTGCTGCCCCCTAGTGGGCAGACCACTTCTAGCAGATGATTCAAACACATCCGACCTTCAGACTCAGACACTCTAGTGAGCCTGACATCCCAGTAGGTTCTGCCGAGGTGTCGGAACCAAATGACCCGACCAGCCAGGAGAACCAGACGTACCGAGTCCGACCAGAGAGGAGCAGACCAGTAGGCAGATCACCAGGGAGCGCTTCATCTTCACCTCGGTGCAGCTCAGAGTCTCTCCTACAGACAGAACCGAAACCAGAGAGAACCAGGGCTCAGACAAAACCAGAATCCGAACCGGTGTTCAGGTTAGTCTGATCAGAACCTCAGGGTACt
Proteins encoded:
- the cd59a gene encoding CD59 glycoprotein encodes the protein MKRSLVICLLVCSSLVGLGSAIRCYSCKDYTASCTKQRDCSYDDACLTLVERGGMTYRKCLKYTECERSRLAQMFPQVSSFTFRCCNSDLCNSAPSSAAGSVIGLLASVLVMWWCVH